From Ascaphus truei isolate aAscTru1 chromosome 20, aAscTru1.hap1, whole genome shotgun sequence, one genomic window encodes:
- the LOC142470901 gene encoding olfactory receptor 1L4-like, with translation MESRNQTLGVFTLLGLSEKAHLRLPLFAFFLAAYALCVGGNSLISALIFTQPQLHTPMYVLLGNLSLVDICLTSITVPRALRVLLSKDNSISFCGCFLQLFLFHLVGNMDSFLLAIMALDRYAAICQPLRYSAIMSRGTCVQLVIISLVIVCLHATLFTVMTSSLPFCCWVIPHFFCDVPALLTLSCDDTSTQQMVVFIEGSFIVMVPMLFILGTYVLIIRAVLGVHTSRGRKRTFSTCSSHLTVVIIFYSSVIFMYFRPRSLYSQEYDRLVSVVYSVLTPMLNPFIYSLRNKDVKAAVKRIVWCRGRGEERQSQKGREEE, from the coding sequence ATGGAGTCCAGGAATCAGACCCTGGGTGTTTTCACCCTCCTGGGTCTCTCGGAGAAAGCTCACCTTCGCCTGCCTCTCTTCGCATTCTTCCTGGCTGCATACGCTCTCTGTGTGGGGGGAAACTCTCTTATCTCTGCACTCATCTTTACTCAGCCTCAGCTCCATACACCCATGTATGTCCTGCTCGGAAACCTCTCCCTGGTTGATATCTGCCTGACGTCCATCACTGTCCCAAGGGCCTTGCGTGTCCTCCTCTCCAAGGACAACTCCATCTCCTTCTGTGGCTGCTTCCTGCAACTCTTTCTCTTCCACTTGGTAGGTAATATGGatagtttcctcctggctatcatGGCCCTGGACAGATACGCTGCTATCTGCCAGCCCCTGCGGTACTCTGCAATCATGAGCAGGGGGACGTGTGTTCAGCTGGTGATCATCTCTTTGGTCATTGTCTGCCTCCATGCCACCTTGTTCACTGTCATGACCTCCTCTCTTCCATTCTGCTGTTGGGTCATTCCTCACTTCTTCTGCGATGTGCCAGCCCTGCTGACACTTTCCTGTGATGACACCTCAACGCAGCAGATGGTCGTCTTCATCGAGGGCTCGTTCATTGTTATGGTTCCCATGCTCTTCATCCTGGGCACCTATGTCCTGATCATCAGGGCTGTGCTTGGGGTGCATACCTCCCGTGGGAGGAAGAGAACATTTTCCACCTGCTCCTCTCACCTCACTGTGGTTATAATATTCTACAGCTCTGTTATCTTCATGTATTTCCGACCCAGATCACTCTACTCACAGGAGTATGACCGACTGGTGAGTGTGGTGTACAGTGTACTCACTCCCATGCTAAATCCATTCATATACAGCTTGAGGAATAAGGATGTCAAAGCCGCGGTGAAGAGGATTGTATGGTgcagaggaagaggggaggaaaGACAGAGTCAGAAAGGAAGAGAAGAAGAATAG